In one Lycium barbarum isolate Lr01 chromosome 7, ASM1917538v2, whole genome shotgun sequence genomic region, the following are encoded:
- the LOC132603480 gene encoding protein NEN1-like isoform X1, protein MENRSEIVFFDVETTIPTRTGQGYALLEFGAILVCPRKLVEQESYSTLVRPSDLSLISTLSVRCNGITRDAVTSAPTFADIADKVFDILHGRIWAGHNILKFDCPRIQEAFAGINRPAPEPKGTIDTLALLTERFGRRAGSMKMASLATYFGLGQQTHRSLDDVRMNFEVLKYCATVLFLESSLPDILTENSWVSPNAAIRRSRTNGNTTAEGMGSSIDTPSSSVKIGTPMRSVAEAHIESDNPISPLVSRNVEVPDLLETNSSRPDPFNLVQFSAEVRESIQSDDMEEEPASDSRDSYASTATGGYIGCTDFLEPNNISTSSISLSLSPLYRGIQKIQILHNNAELQACSRYLKVRFGISTRFVDYAGRPRLSFVVDASSELCQLLDVIDNLAQKFTEDTGSMSEWRPVVNRKPGFVNCPTIRLNLPTVVDGNISRWVTEIYQKESSTTQKLMFSRFDVAELDSLITPGTLLDAYFSIDSYDYQQIAGIRLVAKKLIVHSS, encoded by the exons ATGGAAAATAGGTCAGAGATAGTGTTTTTTGATGTTGAGACAACTATACCAACAAGAACAGGACAAGGATATGCACTGTTGGAATTTGGAGCAATTCTTGTTTGTCCAAGGAAGCTTGTCGAGCAAGAGAGTTACTCTACCCTTGTACGACCCTCTGACTTGTCTCTCATTTCCACGCTTTCTGTTCGTTGTAATGGAATTACGAGAGATGCTGTTACTTCTGCTCCTACATTTGCTGACATAGCCGACAAAGTCTTTGACATTCTCCATG GCAGGATATGGGCGGGCCACAATATACTGAAATTCGATTGTCCAAGGATTCAGGAGGCGTTTGCTGGAATTAACAGGCCTGCACCAGAACCTAAGGGTACAATTGATACACTTGCTTTGTTGACTGAAAGATTTGGAAGGAGAGCTGGTAGCATGAAG ATGGCGTCGCTTGCTACTTATTTTGGCCTTGGACAGCAAACACATAG GAGTTTGGATGATGTCCGAATGAATTTTGAAGTACTAAAGTACTGTGCAACTGTCTTATTTTTG GAATCCAGCCTGCCTGACATATTAACCGAGAACAGTTGGGTGTCTCCTAATGCTGCTATAAGAAGAAGTCGAACTAATGGAAATACTACGGCGGAGGGGATGGGCTCGAGTATAGATACACCTTCATCGAGTGTCAAGATAGGAACTCCTATGAGATCTGTTGCGGAAGCTCACATAGAATCAGATAATCCAATATCTCCACTTGTGAGCAGGAATGTGGAGGTACCAGATCTTCTTGAAACAAATTCGTCTAGGCCTGACCCTTTTAACTTGGTCCAATTCAGTGCGGAAGTAAGGGAATCCATTCAGTCAGATGACATGGAAGAAGAACCTGCTTCAGATTCTCGAGATTCTTATGCATCAACTGCAACAGGGGGTTACATTGGCTGCACCGACTTCTTAGAACCAAATAACATTTCAACGTCTTCCATCTCCTTAAGTCTTTCCCCCTTATATCGTGGAATTCAGAAGATACAAATCTTGCACAACAATGCTGAATTGCAAGCTTGCTCTAGATACCTGAAGGTGCGGTTTGGAATTAGTACAAGGTTTGTTGATTATGCTGGTCGGCCCCGGTTGAGTTTTGTGGTGGATGCATCATCAGAGCTATGCCAGCTTTTGGATGTAATTGATAATCTTGCTCAGAAGTTTACTGAGGATACAGGTAGCATGTCAGAATGGAGGCCTGTGGTAAACAGAAAGCCTGGCTTTGTGAACTGTCCTACCATTCGCTTAAA TTTACCAACTGTGGTAGATGGTAATATCTCCCGCTGGGTCACAGAGATATACCAGAAAGAGTCTTCCACGACACAGAAGCTCATGTTCAGTAGGTTTGATGTGGCAGAACTGGATTCCTTGATTACTCCAGGGACTCTCTTGGATGCATACTTCTCGATAGATTCATATGACTACCAACAGATTGCAGGCATCCGCCTAGTGGCTAAAAAGTTGATTGTTCATTCCTCCTGA
- the LOC132603480 gene encoding protein NEN3-like isoform X2 gives MENRSEIVFFDVETTIPTRTGQGYALLEFGAILVCPRKLVEQESYSTLVRPSDLSLISTLSVRCNGITRDAVTSAPTFADIADKVFDILHGRIWAGHNILKFDCPRIQEAFAGINRPAPEPKGTIDTLALLTERFGRRAGSMKMASLATYFGLGQQTHRSLDDVRMNFEVLKYCATVLFLESSLPDILTENSWVSPNAAIRRSRTNGNTTAEGMGSSIDTPSSSVKIGTPMRSVAEAHIESDNPISPLVSRNVEVPDLLETNSSRPDPFNLVQFSAEVRESIQSDDMEEEPASDSRDSYASTATGGYIGCTDFLEPNNISTSSISLSLSPLYRGIQKIQILHNNAELQACSRYLKVRFGISTRFVDYAGRPRLSFVVDASSELCQLLDVIDNLAQKFTEDTGSMSEWRPVVNRKPGFVNCPTIRLNSTHQGNEPFY, from the exons ATGGAAAATAGGTCAGAGATAGTGTTTTTTGATGTTGAGACAACTATACCAACAAGAACAGGACAAGGATATGCACTGTTGGAATTTGGAGCAATTCTTGTTTGTCCAAGGAAGCTTGTCGAGCAAGAGAGTTACTCTACCCTTGTACGACCCTCTGACTTGTCTCTCATTTCCACGCTTTCTGTTCGTTGTAATGGAATTACGAGAGATGCTGTTACTTCTGCTCCTACATTTGCTGACATAGCCGACAAAGTCTTTGACATTCTCCATG GCAGGATATGGGCGGGCCACAATATACTGAAATTCGATTGTCCAAGGATTCAGGAGGCGTTTGCTGGAATTAACAGGCCTGCACCAGAACCTAAGGGTACAATTGATACACTTGCTTTGTTGACTGAAAGATTTGGAAGGAGAGCTGGTAGCATGAAG ATGGCGTCGCTTGCTACTTATTTTGGCCTTGGACAGCAAACACATAG GAGTTTGGATGATGTCCGAATGAATTTTGAAGTACTAAAGTACTGTGCAACTGTCTTATTTTTG GAATCCAGCCTGCCTGACATATTAACCGAGAACAGTTGGGTGTCTCCTAATGCTGCTATAAGAAGAAGTCGAACTAATGGAAATACTACGGCGGAGGGGATGGGCTCGAGTATAGATACACCTTCATCGAGTGTCAAGATAGGAACTCCTATGAGATCTGTTGCGGAAGCTCACATAGAATCAGATAATCCAATATCTCCACTTGTGAGCAGGAATGTGGAGGTACCAGATCTTCTTGAAACAAATTCGTCTAGGCCTGACCCTTTTAACTTGGTCCAATTCAGTGCGGAAGTAAGGGAATCCATTCAGTCAGATGACATGGAAGAAGAACCTGCTTCAGATTCTCGAGATTCTTATGCATCAACTGCAACAGGGGGTTACATTGGCTGCACCGACTTCTTAGAACCAAATAACATTTCAACGTCTTCCATCTCCTTAAGTCTTTCCCCCTTATATCGTGGAATTCAGAAGATACAAATCTTGCACAACAATGCTGAATTGCAAGCTTGCTCTAGATACCTGAAGGTGCGGTTTGGAATTAGTACAAGGTTTGTTGATTATGCTGGTCGGCCCCGGTTGAGTTTTGTGGTGGATGCATCATCAGAGCTATGCCAGCTTTTGGATGTAATTGATAATCTTGCTCAGAAGTTTACTGAGGATACAGGTAGCATGTCAGAATGGAGGCCTGTGGTAAACAGAAAGCCTGGCTTTGTGAACTGTCCTACCATTCGCTTAAA CTCGACTCACCAGGGCAACGAGCCTTTCTACTGA